The following proteins are encoded in a genomic region of Gemmatimonadaceae bacterium:
- a CDS encoding DUF5916 domain-containing protein: protein MQIPCVVRQSVRITAVSLVVLASFIGGTAAAQGRSGGAHSTPAPVANAARLNAAVTMDGRLDEEVWRTAQPITEFRQSQPDEGKPGTQRTEVRFAYDDEAVYVAARMFDSLGARGVKTRLLRRDALSETDSDLLNIVFDSYHDHSSRFNFSVNPSGSKRDGTGDPSWDPVWETATRIDSLGWTAEMRIPYNQLNFSRATDQTWGVQVIRFTHRLNERTHFAWHPNNEPGGPQRYGHLEGIKITERPRGMELLPYTVGRARYVRPTDASNPFTQASETDYRVGGDLKYRLTSNLTLNATFNPDFGQVEVDPAVVNLSAFETFFQEKRPFFIENSNAFGFGNFSCFFCSNVSNLSLFYTRRIGRSPQLSPSGTYVDQPENATILAAGKVTGKTQSNITVGVLNAVTRQERASIVAVNRVTGARDEFRAEAEPFTNYFVGRARKEFKGGAHSFGGIVTSVDRFTDDSLAQARIPGHARGAGIDWFSSWKNRAYSFMGQYAVSDVRGSAPALLRLQRSSARYFQRPDREAGGNGLFSDELDPAATSLAGYGGYARVAKEGGLWNWEHMVNYRSPGFEVNDIAFITKADYFYHNSNIARSVTKPGRIYRSYFAVLGMQQEFNYDGDLTDREFSSGLFGQLKNFWQLNMFHIRAPEVYDDRLTRGGPTLRRLGYRHSQFFVASDARKSVSASFQSSYTNRDQSLDNYNINGGITYKPTANVQLSLGPSFSKSANPAQFVTSGTDSTATDFAGRRYIFAELHQRSVSLNTRANVTFTPGLTLEVFAQPLIASGDYASFNEFIAPRQSARRTFTPGTQVTSSIVNGGKLYRIDADGTGPAQAVSFFDPNFNFRALRGNAVVRWEYRPGSTLFFVWQQNRSDTDPIGNFNFARDREALFSARPDNIFLVKATYWFAF, encoded by the coding sequence ATGCAAATCCCTTGTGTCGTCAGACAATCCGTCAGGATCACCGCGGTGTCGCTGGTTGTTCTGGCTAGTTTCATCGGCGGAACGGCTGCCGCTCAAGGGCGCAGCGGCGGCGCCCACAGCACGCCCGCGCCGGTTGCCAACGCGGCACGGCTCAATGCCGCGGTCACGATGGACGGCAGGCTCGACGAGGAAGTCTGGCGTACTGCGCAGCCGATCACCGAATTCCGGCAGTCACAGCCGGATGAGGGTAAGCCCGGCACACAGCGCACCGAGGTGCGGTTCGCTTACGATGACGAGGCCGTTTACGTTGCCGCTAGAATGTTCGACAGCCTCGGTGCCAGGGGCGTAAAAACACGACTACTCCGGCGCGACGCCCTGAGCGAGACCGACAGCGACCTGCTGAACATTGTGTTCGACAGCTACCACGACCATAGCTCGCGATTCAATTTTTCTGTGAATCCATCCGGATCGAAGCGCGACGGAACTGGTGACCCCTCATGGGATCCGGTCTGGGAAACAGCGACACGTATTGACTCACTTGGCTGGACTGCCGAGATGCGCATCCCGTACAATCAGCTCAATTTTTCACGCGCCACTGATCAGACGTGGGGAGTTCAGGTGATTCGTTTCACCCACCGTCTCAACGAGCGTACTCATTTTGCCTGGCATCCGAACAACGAGCCGGGCGGGCCGCAGCGGTATGGGCATCTCGAGGGCATAAAGATCACTGAGCGTCCCCGGGGTATGGAGCTCCTTCCTTATACTGTCGGCCGCGCGCGATACGTCCGTCCCACCGATGCATCGAATCCGTTTACGCAGGCAAGTGAAACGGATTATCGGGTTGGCGGTGACCTGAAATACCGGTTGACGTCGAATTTGACGCTGAATGCGACGTTCAACCCCGACTTCGGGCAGGTAGAGGTCGACCCGGCGGTCGTGAATCTGTCGGCGTTCGAGACGTTCTTTCAGGAGAAGCGGCCGTTTTTCATCGAGAACAGCAATGCCTTCGGCTTCGGCAATTTCAGCTGTTTTTTCTGTAGCAATGTCAGCAACCTGTCGCTGTTCTACACCAGGCGGATTGGACGATCGCCGCAGCTGTCACCCTCCGGGACATATGTCGATCAGCCCGAGAATGCGACGATTCTGGCTGCAGGCAAGGTTACCGGCAAAACGCAGAGCAACATTACGGTCGGCGTCCTCAACGCGGTAACCCGTCAGGAGAGGGCGAGCATCGTTGCGGTCAACCGGGTTACCGGCGCCCGCGACGAGTTCAGGGCCGAGGCCGAGCCGTTCACGAACTATTTCGTTGGGAGAGCGCGCAAGGAGTTCAAGGGCGGCGCGCATTCGTTTGGCGGAATCGTTACCTCGGTAGACAGGTTTACCGACGACTCGCTTGCGCAGGCACGGATTCCGGGCCACGCGCGCGGCGCGGGCATCGACTGGTTTAGCTCCTGGAAAAACCGTGCATACAGCTTCATGGGCCAATACGCGGTGTCCGACGTTCGCGGGTCAGCGCCTGCATTGCTGCGTCTTCAACGGTCGAGCGCGAGATACTTCCAGCGTCCCGACCGAGAGGCGGGCGGTAACGGCCTGTTCTCCGACGAGCTCGACCCCGCGGCGACGAGTCTTGCCGGATATGGGGGATATGCACGAGTCGCCAAGGAGGGAGGTTTGTGGAACTGGGAGCACATGGTGAATTACAGAAGCCCCGGTTTCGAGGTCAACGACATCGCGTTCATCACGAAAGCCGATTATTTCTACCACAATTCCAACATCGCACGCTCAGTCACGAAACCGGGCAGGATTTACCGCAGTTACTTCGCGGTGCTAGGCATGCAGCAGGAATTCAACTACGACGGTGACCTGACCGACCGCGAGTTCTCGTCCGGCCTTTTCGGACAGCTGAAGAATTTCTGGCAGCTGAACATGTTCCATATCCGCGCGCCGGAGGTTTACGATGACCGGTTAACTCGGGGGGGGCCGACGTTGCGCCGCCTTGGCTACCGGCACAGCCAGTTCTTTGTCGCGAGTGATGCGCGGAAGTCAGTGTCAGCGAGCTTCCAGTCGAGTTACACCAACCGTGATCAGAGTCTCGACAATTACAATATCAACGGCGGCATTACCTATAAGCCGACTGCCAACGTGCAGCTTTCTCTCGGGCCGTCGTTCTCGAAGTCCGCTAATCCGGCGCAGTTCGTCACGTCAGGGACAGATTCCACAGCGACCGATTTCGCCGGCCGCCGGTACATATTCGCCGAGTTGCACCAGAGGTCGGTGTCGCTCAACACCCGTGCAAACGTCACGTTCACACCGGGTCTCACGCTGGAGGTGTTCGCTCAGCCGCTGATTGCGAGTGGCGACTACGCGAGCTTCAATGAGTTTATTGCGCCCAGACAGTCGGCGCGCCGGACATTCACTCCTGGAACCCAGGTGACGTCGAGCATCGTGAACGGAGGAAAGCTCTATCGTATCGATGCGGATGGTACAGGGCCGGCGCAGGCCGTTTCATTCTTCGATCCGAACTTCAACTTTCGTGCGCTACGTGGAAATGCTGTGGTGCGCTGGGAATATCGCCCGGGTTCGACGCTTTTCTTTGTCTGGCAGCAGAACAGGTCTGACACCGACCCAATAGGAAACTTCAATTTTGCGAGAGACAGGGAGGCGCTGTTCTCGGCGCGGCCGGATAACATCTTTCTGGTGAAGGCGACATACTGGTTCGCGTTCTGA
- a CDS encoding protein kinase, whose protein sequence is MANRRACTTATLANDGADRYVGIPFACREKAVSRTPAGLAGVIDGRYAIEREIGRGGMAAVYLARDNRHGGRVAIKVLSADIFSAVSAERFTREIRTTASLQHPNILPVFDSGQINGIPYYVMPYVQGETVGERLLREGPLPVGDALDIACEISDALSCAHDQGFVHRDIKPGNILLAHGHAILADFGIARAMEAVASDSELTGTGIALGTVAYMSPEQAAAGKVDGRSDIYALGCVLYEMLAGHPPFAAATPQALMARHWVDTPPSIRTIRPSVSATVEALIMKAMAKAPADRFRDAREFRNTIRDVDTGERTAATPLVAASASGALVSGTAIGIDPRTPSSSDPGSTAVGRAARLPRSRFRIAGLAAAAVITVGALAWQFGRNGDVVLDDNRVMVYPLVVATDFKGSRSIGEDVATMIGSALDQSGPLKLIDAWPLLAPSRRQDIRTLSVDEARDLARLKKCAYYMNGRIVPRGDSAEVILELNDVAGDSLVARGTASGRTVDAWRTGLRALNAMLPSVIPGGAPGAIAEWNDRDPGAIASFLQGEAAFRRTRHSEALEHFRNAVNADSTFALAAIRGAQAAAGNHRLIEAQSLIATALRQRMSPRYVHFARAYESFLLGRADSAIADLNRVLSADPEMSAAWMQLGEVYMHLLPFGGSPDRLARSAFDSARRLDPGAPNLLYHSIEIRLREGDLRETPPMMRRFLAARPDSLYAEQLTLMESCVRNGPANMKWSTSVRKKPFPLLAAANALRGGGAQLPCAKLAYDAVLRGAEGNDEAIEALRWNSIIGLQSILLAEGRTDEATRRIDEWIARGQGGTSLYLLDAPYYPDLQQRARQVAEEDAMKFGAAYERCPFPLRLWQLGVWEARSGRVSVAEAIARNLEARAAKSGEIHERLLAKSMASHAVLARGDSANALRMLTELVGEELPSADLSWNVATSRGTDRIALAELLLARGDYRKAIDVADVFDSAWPQIYILYYPASLSVRADAASALGDNEAAARYRNRLATLRSGRPVAVR, encoded by the coding sequence ATGGCCAATCGGCGCGCATGCACGACTGCAACTCTGGCCAACGACGGCGCCGACAGGTATGTTGGCATTCCATTCGCCTGTCGGGAGAAGGCAGTGTCCAGGACTCCAGCGGGCCTCGCAGGCGTCATTGACGGCCGCTATGCGATCGAGCGTGAAATCGGTCGCGGCGGGATGGCGGCGGTTTATCTTGCCCGTGACAACCGGCACGGTGGCCGCGTTGCAATCAAGGTGCTCAGCGCCGATATCTTCAGCGCTGTAAGCGCCGAGCGGTTCACGCGCGAAATCCGGACGACGGCGAGTCTGCAGCATCCCAATATTCTCCCGGTATTTGACTCGGGGCAAATAAATGGGATCCCATATTATGTAATGCCGTATGTCCAGGGCGAAACCGTCGGCGAGCGCCTCTTGCGGGAGGGGCCTCTCCCCGTTGGTGACGCTCTCGACATCGCCTGCGAAATCTCCGATGCGCTTTCTTGCGCACACGACCAGGGTTTCGTGCACCGGGACATCAAGCCTGGCAACATTCTCCTGGCTCACGGCCACGCGATTCTTGCTGATTTCGGTATCGCTCGCGCGATGGAAGCTGTGGCCAGCGATAGCGAACTGACCGGTACAGGCATCGCGCTCGGCACCGTAGCCTACATGAGTCCCGAGCAGGCCGCGGCAGGTAAAGTGGACGGACGCAGCGATATCTACGCGCTCGGCTGTGTGCTGTACGAAATGCTGGCTGGCCATCCGCCGTTCGCTGCGGCCACCCCGCAAGCGCTCATGGCGCGTCATTGGGTCGACACGCCACCGAGTATCAGGACAATCCGACCATCGGTCAGCGCGACTGTCGAAGCATTGATAATGAAAGCGATGGCCAAGGCACCGGCCGATCGATTCCGCGACGCACGTGAGTTCCGAAACACAATCAGAGATGTCGACACTGGGGAACGGACGGCTGCAACTCCGCTCGTTGCAGCGTCAGCCTCCGGTGCTCTCGTATCCGGTACCGCGATCGGCATCGACCCCAGAACGCCGAGTAGCAGCGACCCTGGATCCACCGCCGTTGGCAGGGCCGCGCGGCTACCGCGATCGCGATTCCGCATTGCCGGGCTCGCTGCCGCCGCAGTGATCACTGTCGGGGCGCTCGCATGGCAGTTCGGCAGAAACGGCGATGTTGTCCTGGATGACAATCGCGTCATGGTCTACCCGCTCGTCGTTGCAACCGATTTCAAGGGTTCAAGAAGCATCGGCGAGGATGTGGCTACGATGATCGGCAGCGCTCTCGACCAAAGTGGACCACTCAAGCTCATCGATGCCTGGCCACTCCTGGCCCCGAGCCGGAGACAGGACATCCGGACATTGTCGGTCGACGAAGCGAGAGATCTCGCCCGGTTGAAAAAGTGTGCATACTACATGAACGGCCGCATCGTGCCGCGTGGCGATTCCGCCGAGGTAATCCTCGAGCTGAATGATGTCGCCGGAGATTCACTGGTCGCACGAGGCACAGCTTCGGGCAGGACGGTGGACGCGTGGCGAACGGGACTTCGTGCACTGAATGCGATGCTTCCCTCTGTGATTCCAGGTGGCGCTCCGGGAGCGATCGCTGAATGGAACGATCGCGATCCGGGCGCAATCGCGAGTTTTCTGCAGGGTGAAGCTGCATTCCGGCGCACTCGCCACAGTGAAGCACTCGAGCATTTCCGGAACGCGGTAAACGCCGACTCGACTTTTGCACTCGCCGCGATTCGCGGAGCGCAGGCCGCAGCAGGAAACCATCGCCTGATCGAAGCGCAGTCGCTTATTGCCACTGCGCTCCGGCAGCGGATGTCGCCGCGCTATGTGCATTTCGCCCGCGCCTATGAATCTTTCCTGCTGGGCAGGGCCGACTCCGCGATAGCGGACCTCAACCGCGTATTGTCTGCCGACCCGGAAATGTCGGCTGCATGGATGCAGCTTGGAGAAGTGTACATGCACCTGCTCCCATTCGGGGGCAGCCCCGATCGCCTTGCCAGGTCCGCATTCGACTCGGCGCGCCGGCTCGACCCCGGAGCGCCGAACCTCCTTTACCACTCGATCGAAATTCGGCTGCGCGAGGGCGATCTCAGGGAGACGCCCCCGATGATGCGACGCTTTCTCGCGGCGCGGCCTGACTCGCTGTACGCGGAGCAACTGACGTTGATGGAGTCGTGCGTCAGGAACGGTCCGGCAAACATGAAGTGGAGCACGTCCGTTCGAAAAAAACCCTTCCCTCTGCTCGCCGCCGCCAACGCGCTTAGAGGCGGCGGAGCGCAACTGCCGTGTGCAAAGCTCGCGTACGACGCGGTGCTGCGGGGAGCCGAGGGCAATGATGAAGCGATCGAGGCGTTGCGGTGGAATTCGATCATCGGGTTGCAGAGCATTCTGCTGGCGGAGGGAAGAACGGACGAAGCCACACGCCGCATCGACGAATGGATTGCCCGCGGACAGGGCGGGACATCGCTCTATCTGCTTGACGCACCGTATTATCCAGACCTTCAGCAGCGTGCGAGACAGGTAGCGGAGGAGGACGCGATGAAGTTTGGCGCCGCGTACGAGCGTTGCCCGTTCCCGTTGCGATTATGGCAGCTCGGAGTCTGGGAAGCGCGATCCGGTCGTGTTTCCGTCGCGGAGGCGATCGCGAGAAATCTCGAAGCGCGCGCGGCGAAGAGCGGCGAGATCCACGAACGGCTGCTCGCGAAATCGATGGCGTCTCATGCAGTCCTTGCTCGCGGCGATAGCGCGAACGCACTGCGAATGCTGACTGAGCTCGTCGGCGAGGAGCTTCCGAGCGCAGATCTGAGCTGGAATGTCGCGACTTCGCGCGGTACGGATCGTATCGCGCTTGCCGAGCTCCTCCTCGCTCGAGGCGACTACAGGAAGGCGATCGATGTTGCCGATGTGTTCGACTCGGCGTGGCCGCAAATCTACATCCTATATTATCCCGCAAGTCTTTCGGTGAGGGCCGATGCTGCCTCGGCCCTCGGAGACAACGAAGCGGCAGCGCGTTACAGAAACCGTCTGGCCACACTTCGCAGTGGTCGGCCGGTTGCGGTTCGGTAG